One window of the Triticum dicoccoides isolate Atlit2015 ecotype Zavitan chromosome 3B, WEW_v2.0, whole genome shotgun sequence genome contains the following:
- the LOC119277874 gene encoding ribonuclease 2-like — MDGTRRGRRLLLSLCFLCLAVLPPGALLASPAAGRKRRQGGFDHYVLALQWPGTVCRQTNHCCSSNGCCRSNPLNWFTIHGLWPQYSYGGWPSCCRPTTTFNMNKIAMLRPILEKYWPSLYCGDTSTCFGGRGPFWAHEWAAHGTCGYPEIQDEYDYFSTALYLYSKYNVTKALRKAHIYPRNGRKYAVAHIVDAIDHAFGRLPHLVCKNGSVQEVRLCFHKDYQPRDCGSEDDEAWSSSTRSHCPRYVTLPSYKQSALGNATEARLRNRAENAPLAHGQSYV, encoded by the exons ATGGACGGGACGAGGCGCGGGAGGCGGCTCCTGCTGTCGCTCTGCTTCCTCTGCCTGGCCGTGCTGCCCCCCGGCGCGCTGCTGGCATCGCCGGCGGCCGGGAGGAAGCGGCGGCAGGGCGGGTTCGACCACTACGTGCTGGCCCTGCAGTGGCCGGGCACCGTCTGCCGCCAGACCAACCACTGCTGCAGCTCCAACGGCTGCTGCCG ATCAAACCCTCTCAACTGGTTCACAATCC ATGGGCTTTGGCCGCAGTACAGCTACGGTGGGTGGCCGTCGTGCTGCAGACCAACCACCACATTCAACATGAACAAG ATCGCGATGCTGAGGCCGATCCTGGAGAAGTACTGGCCGTCGCTCTACTGCGGCGACACCTCCACCTGCTTCGGCGGAAGAGGCCCCTTCTGGGCCCACGAG TGGG CGGCTCACGGGACGTGTGGGTACCCTGAGATACAGGACGAGTACGACTACTTCTCCACGGCGCTCTACCTCTACAGCAAGTACAATGTCACG AAAGCGCTGAGGAAAGCGCACATCTACCCGCGGAACGGCCGCAAGTACGCGGTGGCGCACATCGTGGACGCCATCGACCACGCCTTCGGCCGGCTGCCGCACCTCGTCTGCAAGAACGGCTCCGTGCAGGAGGTCAGGCTCTGCTTCCACAAGGACTACCAG CCCAGGGATTGCGGGTCGGAGGACGACGAGGCGTGGTCGTCTAGCACGAGAAGCCACTGCCCTCGCTACGTCACCCTCCCATCCTACAAACAGTCCG CGTTGGGGAACGCCACGGAGGCGCGCCTGCGGAACCGAGCGGAGAACGCGCCGCTCGCACACGGGCAGAGCTACGTGTAG